The Spirulina subsalsa PCC 9445 region GGTTTCATCCTCTAAGTTGAGCCTGAAGACAGTGGCTCAACCCGGACGACATCCCCAACAAAAAGCGGGTAGCTTCACTACCCGCTTTTTGTTGGCCATGTAATACCGCTCCAGATTTCACCCCAATGGGTGAGAAAAAACTTCCGGAAAAGAATTTTAAGAAGGTGAAAGTGTAAAGAGAATTAATCAATCAAATCTGGTGGATTTTTCTCTGGGAAGTTCTTATTAATCCTTGGATCAAGCATTAGCTTTGCCGGGCTAGAGAGAATCCTAAGCCGGAGATATGTCTGGGGGAGCAGGGAAAAAAAGTGATTTCTCTGAAAACAAGTTAAACTAGAAGTAGTTGGATCACTTTACAAAAGATCAGCCATTTGTTCACAGTATCTTTAAAGACTTAATTGTACAATCAATAGAGGGAGACGTTTATGGGAAAGAACATCATGAAATCCTATTCTAGACTTGGTATCGCCACCTTCCTGACCGCAGCCCTGAGTTTCGCAGGAATGTCTGTCGGTCACGCGATGGAGTTTCGTCCGCCGGATCGGGGGGCGCCGCGCAGTGCCGCCGATGGTGGGACTCGGGGATGCACAGTTCAAGAATCCGGTCAGAAGACCTTAAAAGCCTTAACTCCCGGACAGGCTTTGCCTTTAACCCTGTCTAGTCATCCCACATTTTTCTGGTATATGCCGGAAACTCGCGCTGAATCTGTAACCTTTGTCCTCAATGACCGCTATGAAAATACGGTGTATTCTGTGACCCTAGACAACCCCAACCAAGCGGGGATTATGAGCATGAGTTTGCCGGAAGAAGAACGCTATGCTCTTAAAACGGGGGAAAATTATCATTGGTATGTGTTCCTGACTTGTAATGCGAATGACCCGACGGGTGATGTGTTTGTGGATGGTTGGGTACAACGTTTAGATGAAAGTGATCCCCTTGCTCAACAACTCCTGAGTCCGGGTGGAAATGCTGATCTAACACGCTTTGCGGAAGCAGGCATCTGGCATGAAGCCCTGGCTGGATTGGTTCAAAAACGGCAAAATGCCCCCAATGATCAGGAATTGGCTGCTTCTTGGCAAGAATTCCTAGAGTCTGTAGATTTAGGACAATTAGCTCAAGAACCATTCTTGCGGTGAAAATAATCGGAAAATTGTCCGGTCAGGCTGGATCGAGGTTGTAAGAGAGTGTATAGGGCTAATTCTGCCTCGGTCTAGACTGGAAAAACTTAAGCCATGCTTAGGAGTGATTCTGTGAATCATTGGAACATTGAACCGATTAGCCTAAGACCACTGGGGTTAGCCCGGAAGGTTTTAGGCTTTTTCGTTGGGTTTGGAACTTGCGGCATTGGGATGAGTCCCGTTGGCGCACAGTACATTGTGCCTGCCAATGATGGGACGGGAACTTTCATTGACCAGCAAGGAAATTCTCTGCGGATTTTTGGCGGTACCGCTTCAGCCGATGGTCAGAATTTGTTCCATAGTTTCTTACAGTTCAACCTACAGTCTGGTTATACGGCAAATTTTGAGGCGGCCTCTGGGGTTCAAAACATTTTAGGTCGTGTGGTGGGGGGAGATCCTTCTTTAATTAATGGGATGCTTCAGGTGACGGGGGCAAATGCGAACTTGTACCTGATGAATCCGGCGGGAATTATTTTTGGCTCTGGTGCTTCCCTCAATGTTCCGGCGGATTTTACGGCGACGACAGCAACGGGGATTGCTGTGGATGGGGGGGTGTTTCATGCCCAAGGGAGTAATAATTACGCGGCTTTAATTGGTGCGCCGAATCAGTTTATTTTTTCGAGTCCTTACCCCGGTGTGATTGTTAATGCTGGGGATTTGGCGGTGAGTCAAGGTCATAATTTGTCGTTGTTGGCTGGGACGGTGGTCAATACGGGGAGTTTGAGCGCGCCGGGAGGCCATTTAACCGTGGCAGCGATTCCGGGAACCGGGCGGGTGCGGATTAGCCAGACGGGGATGATTTTGAGTTTGGAGGTGGAGGTTCCCCAAACAGCCGATGGACAACCTGCGCCGATTCATGCCCGGGATTTGCCGAGTTTGTTGACGGGGGCGGCGAATCACTCAGAGTCACAGATCCGGCTTGGTGAGGCAAAAACGGGGTTAAGTGTGGACAGTGCAAATCATGACTCTAGTCGGCCAACGGTGCGATTTAGCCATTCTGGGGCGACTATTCCTAATTTATCGGGTTTGGTGGCTTTGACGGGGAGCTTGGATGCCAGTAGTGTCACGGGAACTGAACAGACGATTCAGGTTTTAGGCGATCGCATTGGTCTTTGGAATGCCCATCTCAACGCGGCGGGAGAACAGGGGGGCGGCACCATTTTACTGGGGGGAGAACACAAAGGACTCGGCCCAACTCCCACCGCTCAACGGGTGTTTATTGACTCAAATTCTACCTTAAACGTCAATGCCACTGGGAACTATGGAGACGGGGGACGGGCGATCATT contains the following coding sequences:
- a CDS encoding DUF928 domain-containing protein, which produces MKSYSRLGIATFLTAALSFAGMSVGHAMEFRPPDRGAPRSAADGGTRGCTVQESGQKTLKALTPGQALPLTLSSHPTFFWYMPETRAESVTFVLNDRYENTVYSVTLDNPNQAGIMSMSLPEEERYALKTGENYHWYVFLTCNANDPTGDVFVDGWVQRLDESDPLAQQLLSPGGNADLTRFAEAGIWHEALAGLVQKRQNAPNDQELAASWQEFLESVDLGQLAQEPFLR